One Williamsia phyllosphaerae DNA segment encodes these proteins:
- a CDS encoding alpha/beta fold hydrolase, translated as MVGIPNIGRALDRVVATAQNGLEVIRMGGLDTGTQPTPFRVEETSPMYRLRRYFPDDPNGGPPALLIPPMMVSANVYDVTPHNGAVSILHANGIDPWVVDFGSPDQEAGGMERTLADHIVAISEIIDLMHEETGRPVHLIGYSQGGMFAYQAAAFRRSQQIASLTTFGSPVDVLAALPLGLPANVMAPLAELFADNVFNRIAIPGWLARTGFQLLDPVKAARSRIDFLLQLHDRDALLPREDQRRFLEADGWVAWSGPAIAELLRQFVVHNRMVSGGFVIRDSLVTLAEITCPVLAFVGDADDIGQPVAVRGIKRAAPRAQAYESVLPVGHFGLVVGSTSGAHSWPTTSQWILWQEGTGPIPDEIAPMPDNPEKSAGSGVSFSSRVTHGLGAVADAGAGVGREMVHAAGSFRRTSTAVVRESVRTLPRLMRLGQIQAGTRISIGKLMSENAERAGHRELFLFEDRVLSHFEVNRRIDNVVRGLIQCGVRPGEHVGVMMETRPSALVAIAALSRLGAVVVPLPPDADLARMLRLADVAVVIADPVSLEQCVEHAERVLVLGGGDVRSIPGADGDRIIDMEQIDPDQVKVPSWYRRDPGLGGDLAAILFTSAGGSVQQWPITNHRWAMSAFGAASATAMTDNDTVYCLTPLHHASGLLTTLGATVVGGSRIALSSGIGPESFAREVYRYGITVVSYTWTMMGDIVRDPDLAITEHNPIRQFIGSGMPAGLWADVNARFPNAGVIEFFATPDGAAILANIAGTKIGSVGRALPETNRVRVAAWDVIEERFRLDARGFVREAGSDEVGLLLAQTRQRYESGATVLRDVFGQHDRWETSGQLVRRDVDGDHWLMGSVHGVIKSADGPIFPAPINAALSLHPDVDQVVVYPVGTAGSQLAAAVVSPRVRTNALTVSSLRVALAGLSAAERPHIIWAVDEIPLSHSYRPLADSFRVQGLPKPSARVWYRDDNGRYRRLTRTVLAEKEWIVSSAESPQQVRSF; from the coding sequence GTGGTCGGCATTCCGAACATCGGGCGGGCGTTGGATCGGGTCGTCGCGACGGCCCAGAACGGGCTCGAGGTCATCCGGATGGGCGGTCTCGACACCGGGACCCAGCCGACCCCGTTCCGCGTCGAGGAGACGTCGCCGATGTATCGGCTGCGCCGGTACTTCCCCGACGACCCCAACGGCGGCCCACCCGCACTCCTGATCCCGCCGATGATGGTGTCGGCCAACGTCTATGACGTCACCCCGCACAACGGTGCGGTGTCGATCCTGCACGCCAACGGCATCGACCCCTGGGTGGTCGACTTCGGGTCCCCGGACCAGGAGGCCGGCGGCATGGAGCGCACGCTCGCCGACCACATCGTCGCCATCAGCGAGATCATCGATTTGATGCACGAGGAGACCGGACGTCCGGTCCACCTCATCGGTTACTCCCAGGGCGGAATGTTCGCCTACCAGGCGGCCGCCTTCCGGCGCTCGCAGCAGATCGCGAGCCTCACCACCTTCGGCAGCCCCGTCGACGTGCTCGCCGCGCTGCCGCTCGGGTTGCCCGCCAACGTCATGGCACCCCTGGCCGAGCTCTTCGCCGACAACGTCTTCAACCGCATCGCGATCCCGGGGTGGTTGGCGCGCACCGGATTCCAACTCCTCGACCCGGTCAAGGCCGCGCGCAGCCGTATCGACTTCCTGCTGCAGCTGCACGACCGTGATGCCCTGCTCCCGCGTGAGGACCAGCGACGGTTCCTCGAGGCGGACGGGTGGGTCGCGTGGTCGGGACCCGCTATCGCGGAGTTGCTGCGCCAGTTCGTCGTGCACAACCGGATGGTGTCGGGCGGGTTCGTCATCCGCGACTCGCTGGTGACGCTGGCCGAGATCACCTGTCCGGTACTCGCGTTCGTCGGTGACGCCGACGATATCGGCCAGCCCGTGGCCGTCCGCGGGATCAAGAGGGCGGCGCCCAGGGCGCAGGCCTACGAGAGTGTGCTGCCGGTCGGACATTTCGGACTCGTCGTCGGGTCCACCTCGGGCGCGCACAGCTGGCCGACCACGTCGCAGTGGATCCTGTGGCAGGAGGGCACGGGTCCGATCCCGGACGAGATCGCCCCGATGCCCGACAACCCCGAGAAGTCGGCCGGTTCCGGCGTGAGCTTCTCTTCGCGGGTGACGCACGGACTCGGAGCGGTGGCCGACGCGGGTGCCGGGGTCGGCCGCGAGATGGTCCATGCCGCCGGGTCCTTCCGGCGGACGTCCACCGCGGTGGTGCGTGAGTCGGTGCGAACTCTGCCGCGTCTGATGCGCCTCGGACAGATCCAGGCCGGGACCCGTATCTCCATCGGCAAGTTGATGTCGGAGAACGCCGAACGTGCCGGTCACCGCGAGCTGTTCCTCTTCGAGGATCGCGTGTTGAGCCACTTCGAGGTCAACCGCCGCATCGACAACGTCGTGCGCGGTCTCATCCAGTGTGGGGTCCGCCCCGGTGAGCACGTCGGCGTGATGATGGAGACGCGTCCCAGCGCGCTCGTGGCCATCGCGGCCCTGTCCCGTCTGGGTGCGGTCGTCGTGCCGTTGCCGCCGGATGCCGACCTCGCCCGGATGCTGCGTCTCGCCGACGTGGCCGTGGTGATCGCCGATCCGGTGAGCCTCGAACAGTGCGTCGAGCACGCCGAGCGGGTGCTGGTACTCGGTGGCGGTGACGTCCGGTCGATCCCCGGGGCCGACGGTGACCGCATCATCGACATGGAGCAGATCGACCCCGATCAGGTGAAGGTCCCGTCCTGGTACCGGCGCGATCCCGGACTCGGCGGTGACCTCGCCGCCATCCTGTTCACCAGCGCGGGTGGCTCCGTCCAGCAGTGGCCCATCACCAACCACCGGTGGGCGATGTCGGCCTTCGGTGCCGCCTCGGCCACGGCGATGACCGACAACGACACTGTCTACTGCCTCACCCCGCTACACCACGCGTCCGGCCTGCTGACCACACTCGGCGCGACCGTCGTCGGCGGATCCCGGATCGCGCTGTCGTCGGGAATCGGGCCGGAGAGCTTCGCCCGCGAGGTCTACCGCTACGGCATCACCGTCGTCTCGTACACCTGGACGATGATGGGCGACATCGTCCGTGACCCCGACCTGGCGATCACCGAGCACAACCCGATCCGGCAGTTCATCGGATCGGGCATGCCGGCCGGTCTGTGGGCTGACGTCAATGCACGGTTCCCCAACGCCGGTGTCATCGAGTTCTTCGCCACCCCGGACGGCGCGGCGATCCTGGCCAACATCGCCGGCACCAAGATCGGATCGGTCGGACGCGCGCTGCCGGAGACCAATCGGGTCCGGGTCGCGGCCTGGGACGTCATCGAGGAGCGGTTCCGGCTCGACGCACGGGGGTTCGTCCGCGAGGCGGGGTCCGACGAGGTCGGCCTGCTGCTGGCGCAGACCCGCCAGCGCTACGAGTCCGGGGCGACGGTGTTGCGCGACGTCTTCGGCCAGCACGACCGATGGGAGACCTCCGGACAGTTGGTGCGCCGTGATGTCGACGGCGACCACTGGCTGATGGGCAGCGTGCACGGCGTCATCAAGTCCGCCGACGGGCCGATCTTCCCGGCACCGATCAACGCAGCACTGAGCCTGCACCCCGACGTCGACCAGGTCGTCGTCTACCCGGTGGGCACGGCCGGCTCGCAGCTCGCGGCCGCGGTGGTGTCGCCGCGGGTCCGCACGAACGCGCTGACCGTGTCGTCGCTGCGGGTGGCGTTGGCCGGCCTCTCGGCCGCAGAACGCCCCCACATCATCTGGGCCGTCGACGAGATCCCGCTCAGTCACTCCTACCGACCGCTGGCCGACAGCTTCCGGGTGCAGGGACTGCCCAAACCCAGTGCCCGCGTCTGGTACCGCGACGACAACGGACGCTATCGCCGCCTGACCAGGACGGTTCTGGCGGAGAAGGAATGGATCGTGTCCTCGGCCGAGTCACCGCAACAGGTGCGATCGTTCTGA
- a CDS encoding Trm112 family protein has protein sequence MPLDAFLRERLVCPQDHGALIYLGSDSGADELLYNERLRTVYRVEDGIPVLLISEARSVDDAEHAALLARAGTADR, from the coding sequence ATGCCGCTCGACGCCTTCCTCCGCGAGAGACTCGTCTGCCCGCAGGACCACGGCGCCCTGATCTACCTCGGCTCGGACTCGGGTGCCGACGAACTGCTCTACAACGAGCGGCTGCGCACGGTGTACCGCGTCGAGGACGGCATCCCGGTGCTGCTCATCAGCGAGGCGCGGTCGGTGGACGACGCCGAACACGCGGCTCTGCTGGCCCGCGCGGGTACCGCCGACCGATAG
- a CDS encoding DNA-3-methyladenine glycosylase translates to MPSPLLSARELRTDPVGAATRILGSEMVVTGDDGEVRLRIVEVEAYGGPPDGPHPDPAAHSWPGVTPRNTVMFGPPGRLYVYRSYGIHLCVNISCGAAGTASAVLLRAGEVLTGAEVVRRRRQPVADQRRWAMGPGNLGSAVGIALDDNGVDVLTADSPIRLERATHRRPAPISVGPRVGLTVATGRPWRLWIPDSPAVSSFRPGSAAVRRRRAAAAADRLAVSDADAQGSDW, encoded by the coding sequence ATGCCTTCGCCCCTGTTGTCGGCGCGTGAACTCCGCACCGATCCGGTCGGTGCCGCGACGCGGATCCTCGGATCGGAGATGGTCGTGACCGGCGACGACGGCGAGGTCCGACTGCGCATCGTCGAGGTGGAGGCCTACGGGGGACCACCCGACGGACCGCACCCGGACCCGGCCGCACACAGCTGGCCGGGCGTCACGCCGCGGAACACGGTCATGTTCGGACCGCCCGGCCGGTTGTACGTGTATCGGTCCTACGGGATCCATCTCTGCGTGAACATCTCCTGTGGCGCGGCCGGGACCGCATCCGCGGTCCTGCTGCGCGCGGGGGAGGTGCTCACCGGCGCCGAGGTGGTCCGACGCCGACGCCAACCGGTCGCCGACCAGCGCCGATGGGCGATGGGGCCGGGCAACCTCGGCTCCGCCGTGGGGATAGCGCTCGACGACAACGGGGTCGACGTGCTGACCGCTGATTCACCGATCCGGCTCGAACGCGCCACCCACCGGCGTCCTGCGCCGATCAGCGTCGGCCCGCGAGTCGGGTTGACCGTCGCCACCGGCCGCCCATGGCGGTTGTGGATCCCCGACTCACCTGCGGTGTCGTCGTTCCGTCCCGGGTCGGCCGCGGTCCGGCGCCGACGTGCCGCCGCGGCCGCGGATCGATTGGCCGTCTCGGACGCCGATGCGCAAGGATCGGACTGGTGA